The Acidobacteriota bacterium genome segment CCAAGTCCGGCTATCTGTACATCCTCAACCGCGAGACCGGCGAGCCGATCCACGGCGTGGAGGAGCGCGAGGTGGCGGCGAGCGACGTGCCGGGCGAGGCGGCCTACCCGACCCAGCCGATTCCGGTGAAGCCGCCGCCGATGGGGCGCGTGCGCTACGCGGCGTCGGACCTGGTGACGGCCGAGGACACGACGGCGGAACATGCCGCCGCGTGCGCGGCGCTGGTCGACAGCCTCGGCGACATCTACAACGCCGGACCGTTCACGCCCTGGGTCTACCGTCCCGCCGGCGCCGCGCCGCGGACCACGCTGAACTTCCCGGGCGGGGTCGGCGGCCCGAACTGGGGCGGCGTCTCGTTCGATCCGGCAACCGGCTACGCGTTCGTCTTCTCGATGGACGTCGGCGCGCTGGGCTGGATGGTCGACGCCACCGAGGAGGGCGCACCGTCCCCGTACGAGAAGCAGACGCCGCGGCCGGCCAGCTTTGAGGTGAACCTCGACGGCGTGCGGATGCCCTGCCAGAAGCCGCCGTGGGGGCAGTTGTTCGCGGTCGACGTCGCGACCGGCGACATCGCGTGGCGGCAGACGCTCGGCGTCACCGACACGCTGCCCGCCGGGAAGCGGAATACGGGGCGCCCGGGCCGCGCCGCCGCCATCGCGACCGCCAGCGGTCTGCTGTTCATCGCGGCGACCGACGACAACCGGTTCCGCGCCCTCGCAGCATCGACCGGCCGCGAGTTGTGGGCGGACCGGCTCGAGCAGCGGGGCAACGCCGACCCGATGACGTACCTGGGCGCCGACGGCCGCCAGTACGTGGTGATCGCCGCGACGGACACGCTCGTCGCCTACGCGCTGCCGTAGGGCCGCGATGCAGGAGACGTGATGGCGAACGTGACCGTAACCCGGCGGATCGACGCGCCCGCCGATGTGGTGTTCCGCACCGTCGCGCAGGTCGAGCAGTTCTCGCAGGCCGTGCCGGGCATCCTGCGGGTCGAGTTCCTTTCGGAGGTGAAGTCGGGCGTCGGCGCGCGCTTTCGCGAGACGCGCATGATGATGGGGCGCGAGGCGTCGACGGAGCTGGAGGTCACGGAGCACGTCGAGAACGAGCGGGTGCGGATCGTGTCCGAGGCCGGCGGCGCGCTCTGGGATACCGTCTTCACGGTCGTTCCCGACGGGGAGGGCGCCGAACTGAAGATGGTGATGGACGCCCAACCACAGACGACAAGCGCCCGCATGACCATGCCGCTCGTGCTCGGCATGGTACGGACGGCGGTCGAGAAGGACATGGACGCGGTGAAGGCGTTCTGCGAACGTCCGTCGCAGCAGGCGCCGCAATAGCGAAGGTTGCTGGA includes the following:
- a CDS encoding SRPBCC family protein, which translates into the protein MANVTVTRRIDAPADVVFRTVAQVEQFSQAVPGILRVEFLSEVKSGVGARFRETRMMMGREASTELEVTEHVENERVRIVSEAGGALWDTVFTVVPDGEGAELKMVMDAQPQTTSARMTMPLVLGMVRTAVEKDMDAVKAFCERPSQQAPQ